GTCATTTATACGCCTGCCTGATGAAAGATCCCGGATTGCGAAACAAAGATTTGTCTGCAATAATGGAAAAGGCCTATCCGTTTGTGGATATACATACTCCCGTGAAACTCCTCGCGCCCATGATCACCCCGCAGTGTCCCGCAGTTATCGTACGGGATTTCCCGAATGAAAAAACATACATTATCACCCGGTTTGATCTTATGAAGTGAGTATCAGTCCGTCACTGATACTTCGAGGATCTTGTCGCCCTGACTGATCTTATCAATCACTTCCAGTCCTTCTGTTACCTTCCCGAAACAGGTATGCACGCCGTCGAGGTGTGAAGTAGTCCGCCGGTCAATCACAATGAAAAATTGTGATCCTCCTGTATTCTTGCCGCGATGAGCCATAGAGAGCACACCCTTTTCATGGAACTGCATCTTTGCATGCGTTTCACAGGGGATAGAGTAACCGGGACCGCCCGCCCCTGTGCCGTCCGGACAACCGCCCTGCAGCACAAAGCCGGGTATAACCCGGTGAAAAGTGAGTCCGTTATAAAAACCTTTTTTCGCCAGATCTGTGAAATTCTTTACGGTGACCGGCGTTTCCTTTTCGAAAAAAGATACCACCATGTCGCCCTTCTCTGTTTTAATTGTTGCTTTCATATCAGAATAAATAAGGGAGACGAAGGTAATAAATAATGTTAATTATCTTCGGGACATGCGTATTGTATCGCTCGTTCCCTCGCTAAGCGAACTGCTGTTTTCGTTCGGACTCGACCGGGAAGTTGTTGGAATTACGAAATTCTGTGTTCATCCGCCGGAATGGTTTCGCACCAAAGTAAGAGTTGGTGGCACCAAAGATCTCCACCTTCCGCTTATCCATTCACTCACTCCTGATCTGATCATTGCGAATAAAGAGGAAAACACAAAGGAACAAATTGAAGAATTGCAGGAAGAATACCGGGTACTTGTCACAGATATCGATACGGCCCAGCATGCCCTGCAAATGATATCGGAAGTGGGAGCTGCTACAGGGCGGGCGGAAAAAGCAGCGGCACTGATCCGGAACATCCGGAAAGAAATGCAACTAACAGACAGCCTGCTGAAAAAA
Above is a genomic segment from Bacteroidia bacterium containing:
- a CDS encoding peptidylprolyl isomerase; its protein translation is MKATIKTEKGDMVVSFFEKETPVTVKNFTDLAKKGFYNGLTFHRVIPGFVLQGGCPDGTGAGGPGYSIPCETHAKMQFHEKGVLSMAHRGKNTGGSQFFIVIDRRTTSHLDGVHTCFGKVTEGLEVIDKISQGDKILEVSVTD
- a CDS encoding ABC transporter substrate-binding protein: MRIVSLVPSLSELLFSFGLDREVVGITKFCVHPPEWFRTKVRVGGTKDLHLPLIHSLTPDLIIANKEENTKEQIEELQEEYRVLVTDIDTAQHALQMISEVGAATGRAEKAAALIRNIRKEMQLTDSLLKKDTPRTCLYMIWNDPLMAAGEHTFIGNQLLHAGMQNVITGHHRRYPVITEEEIRALSPEFIFLSSEPFPYTEKHRHEYQKKFPLSKIVCTNGEMFSWYGYRMLPAEKYFRELVSNLRTS